From Ancylobacter pratisalsi, one genomic window encodes:
- a CDS encoding MipA/OmpV family protein has translation MAVEKAPASIDREWTLTLGGYAMVQPDYAGSDDYEFAFKPIIYISRADKLSRWRSFNDSASIALWDTGAFEAGVVGQINWKRDASDSDDLRGMNNVDYAYQVGGYAQWWPADWLRLRTELRYGFGGFDGVVADFAVDAVHFTEFWGGMALSAGPRMTLASSGYTDAYFGVSNEEAAAAQALGNNLTPYEAGGGIYSVGFGGQILKRFTPNILGSVFAEYKYLMDDAADSPLVVQNGDRNQFQAGVSLSYTFFLGFE, from the coding sequence ATGGCGGTGGAGAAGGCTCCGGCCTCGATCGACCGTGAGTGGACGCTGACGCTTGGCGGCTACGCCATGGTCCAGCCCGATTATGCCGGCTCGGACGACTATGAGTTCGCCTTCAAGCCGATCATCTACATCAGCCGCGCCGACAAGCTGAGCCGCTGGCGCAGCTTCAACGACAGCGCCAGCATTGCGCTCTGGGACACCGGCGCGTTCGAGGCCGGTGTCGTCGGACAGATCAACTGGAAGCGCGACGCGAGCGATTCCGATGACCTGCGCGGCATGAACAATGTCGATTACGCCTACCAGGTCGGTGGTTACGCCCAGTGGTGGCCTGCGGACTGGCTGCGCCTGCGCACCGAACTGCGCTACGGCTTCGGCGGTTTCGACGGCGTGGTGGCCGACTTCGCGGTCGACGCCGTGCACTTCACCGAATTCTGGGGCGGCATGGCGCTTTCCGCCGGTCCGCGCATGACGCTGGCAAGCTCGGGCTACACCGATGCCTATTTCGGCGTGTCGAACGAGGAAGCTGCGGCGGCGCAGGCGCTCGGCAACAATCTGACGCCTTACGAAGCCGGCGGCGGCATCTATTCCGTGGGCTTCGGCGGCCAGATCCTGAAGCGCTTCACGCCGAACATTCTCGGTTCGGTGTTCGCAGAGTACAAATATCTGATGGACGACGCCGCCGACAGCCCGCTGGTTGTCCAGAACGGCGACCGCAATCAGTTCCAGGCGGGCGTCTCGCTCTCCTACACCTTCTTCCTCGGCTTCGAGTGA
- the dksA gene encoding RNA polymerase-binding protein DksA, producing MSVEIDQEYRPREDEPFMNERQREYFRLKLLHWKDDILREARETLQHLQDENQNHPDIADRASSETDRAIELRARDRQRKLIAKIDAALERIDDNSYGYCEETGEPISLKRLEARPIATLSIEAQERHERRERVYRDD from the coding sequence ATGTCGGTGGAGATCGACCAGGAATATCGCCCGCGCGAGGACGAGCCTTTCATGAATGAGCGGCAGCGCGAATATTTTCGCCTGAAGCTGCTGCACTGGAAGGACGACATCCTGCGGGAAGCGCGCGAGACGTTGCAGCATCTTCAGGACGAAAATCAGAATCACCCGGACATTGCCGATCGCGCCTCGTCGGAAACCGACCGCGCCATCGAGCTGCGGGCCCGGGACCGGCAGCGCAAGCTGATCGCCAAGATCGACGCGGCGCTGGAGCGGATCGACGACAACTCCTACGGCTATTGCGAGGAGACCGGCGAGCCGATCTCGCTCAAGCGGCTGGAAGCCCGTCCGATCGCGACCCTGTCGATCGAGGCGCAGGAGCGCCACGAACGGCGCGAGCGGGTGTATCGCGACGACTGA
- a CDS encoding flagellar biosynthetic protein FliO: protein MTEMLSALTGAGNTGLMLALGGAIVLVLIVIVFGRRSRRRGMHGTAGGHRLAVLDHVQIDDTRRLVLIQRDEVQHLVILGGGSDFLVESGIGAAPATATHPSAPPIASAPPIASTAPVAAHPAPTAPLAKAPEPAPAPLATQAPARRAAPEEPARPSPVITSATRGSEGGPRVAVKVDAFFAGMVDQLEETLRRPNPATETSPRTARSAPPAAPAPSPASAPPAENAAGERPEPIIAPLSFADSRPADRAPEILPPLTAANGDAPGAPPAAAASEAPMTVAPRPEARLSGARPSEARPSDVPAPEVLPPASAPSAAGRPPEVLPPSATDRAASNEAFEAEMASLLGRTRRT from the coding sequence ATGACGGAAATGCTGTCCGCACTGACCGGCGCAGGCAATACAGGCCTGATGCTGGCGCTTGGCGGCGCCATCGTGCTCGTTCTCATCGTGATCGTGTTCGGCCGGCGTTCGCGCCGGCGGGGCATGCATGGCACGGCGGGCGGGCACCGACTGGCCGTGCTCGATCATGTCCAGATCGACGATACGCGGCGGCTGGTGCTGATCCAGCGCGACGAGGTCCAGCATCTCGTCATTCTCGGCGGGGGCAGCGATTTTCTGGTGGAAAGCGGCATCGGGGCGGCGCCCGCCACGGCGACGCATCCTTCCGCGCCTCCCATTGCCTCCGCGCCTCCCATCGCCTCCACGGCGCCCGTTGCCGCCCACCCGGCCCCCACGGCCCCTCTCGCGAAGGCTCCCGAGCCGGCCCCCGCTCCGCTCGCGACGCAGGCCCCGGCCCGGCGTGCGGCACCGGAAGAGCCGGCGCGGCCGAGCCCCGTCATCACCTCCGCCACGCGCGGCAGCGAGGGTGGGCCGCGTGTCGCGGTGAAGGTGGACGCCTTCTTCGCCGGCATGGTGGACCAGCTGGAGGAGACACTGCGCCGCCCCAACCCGGCCACCGAGACCTCCCCGCGCACGGCCCGTTCGGCGCCTCCTGCGGCGCCGGCGCCGTCTCCCGCCAGCGCTCCTCCCGCCGAGAACGCGGCCGGCGAGCGCCCGGAGCCAATCATCGCTCCCCTGTCCTTCGCCGACAGCCGGCCGGCGGACCGGGCGCCCGAGATCCTGCCCCCGCTCACCGCGGCGAATGGTGACGCGCCCGGCGCTCCGCCTGCGGCGGCGGCGAGCGAGGCCCCCATGACGGTTGCCCCACGGCCGGAAGCGCGACTTTCGGGAGCGCGCCCGTCCGAGGCGCGCCCATCCGACGTTCCCGCTCCCGAGGTTCTTCCCCCGGCCTCGGCCCCCTCGGCCGCCGGCCGCCCGCCGGAGGTGCTTCCCCCCTCCGCGACCGACCGCGCCGCCTCCAACGAGGCTTTCGAGGCCGAAATGGCGAGCCTTCTCGGCCGCACCCGGCGCACCTGA
- the cckA gene encoding cell cycle histidine kinase CckA, with protein sequence MAESAPDDPTTGRPEIGGSIRLVLVVALALVGAVASLLLLGRDKADPWIIGLLTVLAVVGVFALFAYAAGLLRFGVPDPCDELARRIVDSSGEGMSIVDPLGRVLYANPRYGEITGAASPDEIRPVERLFTSDPDASEAIYRLAQGVREGRALTEEVRVAVPGLPVRWLRLGARPAGRAARGGRAVVWTVSDLTRERERQENAFLELQHAIDYLDHAPAGFFSAAAGGAIHYINATLVDWLGYDLAEFGPGGLSVTDIVPGPAAALLTGMAPVPGGVRTEVLDLDLRRKNGQALPVRIWHRVAFASDSTPGASRTLVVNRSREDAAGDPARAAEVRFARFFHNSPVAIATVDGEGRIARANAMFARLFGGPDAAEGRRVANLVGGAARAPLEAAVAEAVQGHAPPGPIDLALDRDSGRSARFYLAPVKDGEASEAAILYVVETTEQRALEAQFAQSQKMQAVGQLAGGVAHDFNNVLTAIIGYSDLLLANSRPTDPSFQDVMQIKQNANRAAGLVRQLLAFSRRQTLRPQVLNLGDVMSDLSMLLRRLLGETIKLEVKEGRDLWPVKADLNQFEQVVVNLAVNARDAMPEGGLLTIRTVNLSADELEPYGEAGESGVPRADHVLVEVIDTGTGIPPAILDKIFEPFFSTKEVGKGTGLGLSTVYGIVKQTGGTLQVESELGRGTVFRVFLPRHVPDVVEIAPKVAEPEPAAKAADLTGRGTVLLVEDEEAVRAFAARALVSRGYQVLEAGSGVEALEVMAEHGGDVELVLSDVVMPEMDGPSLLKELRAANPDIKVIFMSGYAEEAFAKNLPEGADFGFLPKPFTLKQLIEAVKKSMGRSE encoded by the coding sequence ATGGCGGAAAGCGCACCTGACGATCCCACCACTGGTCGCCCGGAAATCGGCGGCAGCATCCGGCTCGTGCTGGTTGTTGCGCTTGCGCTCGTGGGGGCGGTCGCCTCCCTGTTGCTGCTGGGCCGAGACAAGGCGGATCCCTGGATCATAGGACTTCTGACGGTTCTGGCGGTGGTCGGCGTGTTCGCGCTGTTCGCCTATGCCGCGGGTCTGCTGCGCTTCGGCGTGCCCGATCCGTGCGACGAGCTTGCGCGGCGCATCGTCGACAGTTCGGGCGAGGGCATGAGCATCGTCGACCCGCTCGGCCGCGTGCTCTACGCCAACCCGCGCTATGGCGAGATCACCGGCGCCGCGAGCCCGGACGAGATTCGCCCGGTCGAACGCCTGTTCACCAGCGATCCCGACGCATCGGAGGCGATCTACCGCCTGGCGCAGGGTGTGCGCGAGGGGCGGGCGCTGACCGAGGAGGTGCGCGTCGCGGTTCCCGGCCTGCCGGTGCGCTGGCTCCGGCTCGGCGCGCGCCCGGCGGGCCGTGCCGCGCGGGGCGGGCGGGCCGTGGTGTGGACGGTGAGCGACCTGACCCGCGAACGCGAGCGGCAGGAAAACGCCTTCCTCGAACTTCAGCACGCCATCGATTATCTCGATCACGCCCCGGCTGGCTTCTTCTCGGCCGCGGCAGGCGGGGCGATCCACTACATCAATGCCACCCTGGTGGACTGGCTCGGCTACGACCTGGCCGAGTTCGGGCCGGGTGGTCTGTCGGTTACCGACATCGTGCCCGGTCCGGCGGCGGCGCTGCTGACCGGCATGGCCCCGGTGCCGGGTGGGGTGCGAACCGAGGTGCTCGACCTCGATCTCCGGCGCAAGAACGGGCAGGCGCTGCCGGTGCGCATCTGGCACCGGGTCGCCTTCGCCTCCGACAGCACGCCAGGCGCCTCGCGGACGCTGGTGGTCAACCGCTCGCGCGAAGATGCGGCCGGCGACCCCGCGCGGGCGGCGGAGGTGCGTTTCGCTCGCTTCTTCCACAATTCGCCGGTGGCCATCGCCACGGTGGACGGGGAGGGCCGCATCGCCCGCGCCAACGCGATGTTCGCCCGGCTGTTCGGCGGGCCGGACGCGGCGGAGGGGCGCAGGGTCGCCAATCTGGTCGGCGGAGCGGCACGGGCGCCGCTGGAGGCCGCCGTGGCGGAGGCGGTGCAGGGCCATGCCCCGCCAGGGCCGATCGACCTTGCGCTCGACCGCGACAGCGGGCGCTCGGCGCGGTTCTATCTCGCCCCGGTGAAGGATGGCGAGGCCAGCGAGGCGGCGATCCTCTACGTGGTCGAGACCACCGAGCAGCGCGCGCTGGAGGCCCAGTTCGCCCAATCGCAGAAGATGCAGGCGGTCGGCCAGCTCGCGGGCGGGGTGGCGCACGATTTCAACAATGTGCTGACCGCGATCATCGGCTATTCGGACCTGTTGCTGGCCAATAGCCGGCCGACCGACCCGTCCTTCCAGGACGTGATGCAGATCAAGCAGAACGCCAACCGCGCCGCCGGGCTGGTGCGCCAGCTGCTCGCCTTCTCCCGCCGCCAGACGCTGCGTCCGCAGGTGCTGAACCTGGGCGACGTGATGAGCGACCTGTCCATGCTGCTGCGCCGGCTTCTGGGCGAGACCATCAAGCTGGAGGTCAAGGAAGGGCGCGATCTGTGGCCGGTGAAGGCCGACCTCAACCAGTTCGAACAGGTGGTGGTGAACCTCGCGGTGAACGCGCGCGACGCCATGCCCGAGGGCGGCCTGCTAACCATCCGCACCGTCAATCTCAGCGCCGACGAACTGGAGCCCTATGGCGAGGCGGGCGAGTCCGGGGTGCCGCGCGCCGACCACGTGCTGGTGGAGGTGATCGACACCGGCACCGGCATTCCTCCCGCCATTCTGGACAAGATCTTCGAGCCGTTCTTCTCCACCAAGGAAGTGGGCAAGGGCACCGGGCTCGGCCTTTCCACCGTCTACGGCATCGTCAAGCAGACCGGCGGCACGCTGCAGGTGGAGAGCGAGCTGGGGCGCGGGACGGTGTTCCGGGTGTTCCTGCCGCGCCATGTGCCCGATGTGGTGGAAATCGCGCCGAAGGTGGCCGAGCCCGAACCGGCGGCCAAGGCGGCCGACCTGACCGGGCGCGGCACCGTGCTGCTGGTGGAGGACGAGGAGGCGGTGCGCGCCTTCGCCGCCCGCGCGCTGGTGTCCCGCGGCTACCAGGTGCTGGAAGCGGGCTCGGGCGTCGAGGCGCTGGAGGTGATGGCCGAGCATGGCGGCGACGTCGAGCTGGTGCTTTCCGACGTGGTGATGCCGGAAATGGACGGGCCCTCGCTGCTGAAGGAGTTGCGCGCGGCCAATCCCGACATCAAGGTGATATTCATGTCGGGTTATGCCGAGGAAGCCTTCGCCAAGAACCTGCCGGAGGGCGCGGATTTCGGCTTCCTGCCGAAACCCTTTACGCTCAAGCAGCTTATCGAGGCGGTGAAGAAGAGTATGGGGCGAAGCGAGTGA
- the pgi gene encoding glucose-6-phosphate isomerase: MSDKIDDAFMALAADHAARKSQHVADLFAADPNRFADFSVRLDDLLLDFSKCSLTGDTLAILIELAQAAGVEEKRDAMFAGVHINVTEDRAVLHTALRDTSTTPLNVDGQDVRADVAQVLADMARFAEGIRSGKLAGWTGKPITDVVNIGIGGSDLGPAMATLALAPYHDGPRSHYVSNVDGAHLFDTISPLDPASTLFIVASKTFTTQETMSNAASARAWLVEALGEPAVGHHFAAVSTALDKVAAFGIAPDRVFGFWDWVGGRYSVWSAIGLPVMLAVGPANFRRFLDGGHAMDEHFRSAPLAQNLPVLLALVGVWHRDVCGYATRAVIPYDQHLSRLPAYFQQLDMESNGKRVTLEGKPVAYDTGPVMWGEPGTNGQHAFFQLIHQGTSPIPVEFLIAAHGHNEDKDPLLKRQHAMLIANCLAQSEALMRGRTEAEAKAQLLAAGRDEDTADRIAPHRVFPGSRPSVTLAYDKLDPFALGRIIALYEHRVFVEGAIWGINSFDQWGVELGKELASTLLPAVESGTAPDSLSGSSAGLLQHLTAK, from the coding sequence ATGAGTGACAAGATCGACGACGCCTTCATGGCGCTGGCCGCGGACCATGCGGCGCGCAAGAGCCAGCACGTCGCCGATCTGTTCGCGGCGGACCCCAATCGCTTCGCCGACTTCTCGGTGCGGCTGGACGACCTGCTGCTCGACTTCTCCAAATGCTCGCTGACCGGCGACACGCTGGCGATACTGATCGAACTGGCGCAGGCCGCCGGCGTCGAGGAAAAGCGCGACGCGATGTTCGCGGGCGTGCACATCAACGTCACCGAGGATCGTGCGGTTCTTCACACCGCGCTGCGCGACACGAGCACCACGCCGCTGAACGTGGACGGGCAGGATGTGCGCGCCGACGTGGCGCAGGTTCTGGCCGACATGGCGCGCTTCGCCGAGGGTATCCGCTCCGGCAAGCTCGCCGGATGGACCGGCAAGCCGATCACCGACGTGGTGAATATCGGCATTGGCGGCTCGGACCTTGGCCCCGCCATGGCGACGCTGGCGCTGGCGCCTTATCATGATGGCCCGCGCTCGCATTACGTTTCCAATGTCGACGGGGCGCACCTGTTCGACACGATTTCGCCGCTCGACCCGGCCTCGACGCTGTTCATCGTCGCCTCCAAGACCTTCACCACGCAGGAGACCATGTCCAATGCCGCCTCCGCGCGGGCGTGGCTGGTGGAGGCGCTGGGCGAGCCGGCGGTGGGGCACCATTTCGCAGCGGTTTCCACCGCGCTCGACAAGGTGGCGGCCTTCGGCATCGCGCCGGACCGGGTATTCGGCTTTTGGGACTGGGTCGGCGGGCGCTATTCGGTGTGGTCGGCGATCGGCCTGCCGGTGATGCTGGCGGTCGGCCCGGCCAATTTCCGCCGCTTCCTCGATGGCGGCCATGCGATGGACGAGCATTTCCGCTCCGCGCCGCTGGCGCAGAACCTGCCGGTGCTGCTCGCCCTCGTCGGTGTCTGGCATCGCGATGTCTGTGGCTACGCCACCCGCGCGGTCATTCCCTATGACCAGCACCTGTCGCGCCTGCCGGCCTATTTCCAGCAGCTCGACATGGAGAGCAACGGCAAGCGGGTGACGCTGGAGGGTAAGCCGGTGGCGTATGACACCGGGCCGGTGATGTGGGGCGAGCCGGGCACCAACGGGCAGCACGCCTTCTTCCAGCTGATCCACCAGGGCACCAGCCCGATTCCGGTCGAGTTCCTGATCGCGGCCCATGGGCATAACGAAGACAAGGATCCGCTGCTGAAGCGCCAGCACGCCATGCTGATCGCCAACTGCCTGGCGCAGTCCGAGGCGCTGATGCGCGGGCGCACCGAGGCCGAGGCCAAGGCGCAGCTGCTCGCCGCCGGTCGCGATGAGGACACCGCCGACCGCATTGCCCCGCACCGGGTGTTTCCCGGCAGCCGGCCCTCGGTGACGCTGGCCTATGACAAGCTCGACCCCTTCGCGCTCGGCCGCATCATCGCGCTGTACGAGCACCGCGTGTTCGTGGAAGGCGCGATCTGGGGCATCAACAGCTTCGACCAGTGGGGCGTGGAGCTTGGCAAGGAGCTGGCCAGCACCTTGCTGCCGGCGGTGGAGAGTGGCACGGCGCCGGACAGCCTTTCCGGC